In bacterium, the following proteins share a genomic window:
- a CDS encoding DUF4386 domain-containing protein, with translation MSSQFHDASPKSLARTAGVLYLIIIVFAGFSEGAMRAGLIVPGDGAATVENIGGALSFYRLGIVTDLIAFISDAVVSVLFYVLLRPVHRSLALVAASLRLLAHPAIAAVNLLNELIVLPLLGSATAAGSFDAVQLQTLVMVFLDAHHFGYLIAGAFFGVHCLLLGYLLVKSDRFPAWLGYLLALAALGYLAESFGTILLPQFEEVFAWVVAPPAVVAELSLCLYLLIKGVRSEAAAAPAG, from the coding sequence ATGAGCAGTCAATTTCACGACGCGTCACCGAAATCGCTTGCCCGTACAGCGGGAGTGCTGTACCTGATCATCATCGTGTTCGCCGGTTTCAGTGAGGGTGCGATGCGGGCTGGATTGATTGTTCCTGGTGATGGCGCAGCTACAGTGGAGAACATCGGAGGCGCGCTGTCATTCTATCGCCTTGGCATCGTTACCGATCTGATTGCCTTCATCAGCGATGCGGTGGTTTCGGTACTCTTCTACGTCCTGCTGCGTCCCGTCCATCGTTCGCTGGCCCTCGTGGCAGCGTCGCTGCGGCTGCTGGCGCATCCGGCCATTGCCGCGGTGAACCTGCTGAACGAGCTGATCGTTCTGCCGCTTCTGGGCAGCGCCACGGCGGCCGGCAGTTTCGACGCAGTCCAGTTGCAGACGCTGGTCATGGTGTTTCTTGACGCGCATCATTTCGGTTATCTCATCGCGGGGGCGTTCTTCGGTGTGCATTGCCTGCTGCTCGGATATCTTCTGGTAAAGTCCGACCGTTTCCCTGCCTGGTTGGGCTATCTGCTGGCTCTCGCTGCGCTGGGGTACCTGGCGGAAAGCTTCGGGACGATACTGCTTCCGCAATTCGAGGAGGTATTTGCATGGGTTGTTGCTCCTCCTGCTGTCGTCGCCGAACTGTCGCTCTGCCTGTATCTGCTCATCAAAGGCGTGCGGAGCGAAGCGGCTGCGGCGCCTGCAGGATGA
- a CDS encoding OsmC family protein, with protein sequence MQRFASAQWQGALKDGKGTMTTGSGVLTDIAYDFGKRFADEPGTNPEELIAAAHSGCFSMALANILDGDGFPPQSVETKATMDFEKTDAGFTITKIHLDTVVKAEGLTEAALQDCAGKAKAGCPVSRALTAEITFTAKLG encoded by the coding sequence ATGCAGCGTTTTGCATCAGCCCAGTGGCAGGGAGCACTTAAGGACGGCAAGGGAACCATGACAACAGGCAGCGGCGTCCTGACAGACATCGCCTATGATTTCGGCAAGCGTTTTGCCGACGAACCCGGTACCAATCCGGAAGAACTGATCGCCGCCGCGCATTCGGGCTGCTTCTCGATGGCACTCGCCAACATTCTCGACGGCGACGGCTTCCCGCCGCAAAGCGTTGAGACCAAGGCTACCATGGATTTTGAAAAGACCGATGCCGGTTTCACCATCACAAAAATTCATCTCGATACCGTGGTGAAGGCGGAAGGCCTGACTGAAGCCGCCCTGCAGGACTGTGCCGGCAAGGCCAAGGCCGGCTGCCCCGTCAGTCGCGCTCTGACCGCGGAGATCACCTTCACGGCCAAACTCGGCTGA
- a CDS encoding KamA family protein → MKEAHKLDKIAITVKSHRLLKQLLQENPVLEEIMRNSKNETEALVGVQQWVLEELRKNPDAYAYYSQEHAGRELFERLQWKDYAAIRLLDYIDNAGREFPDHNLRGEIAVSNPIKLLWLAVNKGTGGAKPYFFEDMLQLFRQLTGATTVHPPDDEQVRTWMDRYPTGTDPRIIKLREENRERIINLLIDLIDSGEMSSNKYKFTEGMSREQKFLQMLRWWNEHTFHLHFAVRSPDLLNRMLGESLDPDTMKILHAAEEQGIPFFVNPYYLSLLHVRVPYFAIGADLAIRHYVVYSQQLVDEFGHIVAWEKEDKVRPGEPNAAGWLLPSEKNVHRRYPEVAILIPDTVGRACGGLCSSCQRMYDFQSGHLNFNLDRLRPDETWSERLKRLMDYFENDTQLRDILITGGDALMSTDRSLGHILDSIYDMALRKREANKERPDGEKYAELLRVRLGSRLPAYLPQRITPELTAMLAAFREKAAAIGVRQFVVQTHIESPMEITPETREAVRRLLDAGWVVTNQLVFTAAASRRGHTARLREALNDIGVLTYYTFTVKGYMENNFNFAPNARAVQEELEEKRLGVIPETYHDRVRSFADDGMHMTENIDALRREAGLPFLATDRNVLNLPGVGKSLTYRVIGITRYGRRILAFDHDATRNHSPIIHKMGKVIIIESKSISEYLQQLADIGEDRDEYADLFGYSIGETEPRMNIFEYPEFDFAISEEYSNLEV, encoded by the coding sequence ATGAAGGAAGCGCACAAACTCGATAAAATCGCCATCACGGTAAAATCCCACCGTTTGCTCAAACAGCTTCTCCAGGAAAATCCCGTCCTGGAAGAAATCATGCGCAACTCGAAAAATGAGACGGAAGCGCTGGTGGGTGTGCAGCAATGGGTGCTGGAGGAGTTGCGTAAAAATCCCGATGCATACGCCTATTATTCGCAGGAGCACGCGGGACGCGAGCTGTTCGAACGGCTGCAGTGGAAAGACTACGCGGCGATTCGGCTGCTCGATTATATCGACAATGCGGGACGAGAATTCCCGGACCACAATCTCCGAGGAGAGATCGCGGTCAGTAATCCCATCAAACTGCTCTGGCTTGCGGTCAACAAGGGTACGGGCGGAGCCAAACCCTACTTCTTTGAGGACATGCTGCAGCTGTTCCGGCAGCTGACCGGTGCGACCACGGTGCATCCGCCCGACGATGAACAGGTACGGACGTGGATGGACCGCTATCCCACGGGAACGGACCCCCGCATCATCAAGCTGCGCGAGGAGAACCGCGAGCGCATCATCAACCTGCTGATCGACCTGATTGACAGCGGGGAGATGTCGAGCAACAAATACAAGTTCACCGAAGGGATGTCACGGGAACAGAAATTCCTTCAGATGCTGCGCTGGTGGAACGAGCATACCTTCCATCTACATTTCGCCGTCCGCTCTCCTGACCTGCTCAACCGCATGCTCGGAGAATCCCTCGACCCAGATACCATGAAAATCCTCCACGCCGCGGAGGAACAGGGCATTCCCTTTTTCGTCAACCCGTATTACCTCTCCCTTCTCCACGTGCGGGTGCCGTACTTCGCCATCGGCGCCGATCTCGCCATCCGGCACTATGTCGTGTACAGCCAGCAGCTGGTCGACGAGTTCGGGCATATCGTGGCATGGGAGAAGGAAGACAAAGTGCGTCCGGGTGAGCCCAACGCTGCGGGCTGGCTCCTGCCGTCGGAGAAGAATGTGCATCGCCGCTACCCCGAGGTCGCGATTCTGATTCCTGATACGGTGGGACGCGCATGCGGGGGACTCTGTTCATCCTGTCAGCGCATGTACGATTTCCAGAGCGGACATCTGAACTTCAATCTCGACCGTCTGCGTCCCGACGAAACCTGGTCCGAGCGCCTGAAGCGGCTGATGGACTATTTCGAAAACGACACGCAGCTGCGCGACATCCTGATTACCGGCGGCGATGCACTGATGAGCACCGACCGCTCTCTGGGGCACATCCTCGACAGCATTTACGATATGGCGCTGCGCAAGCGCGAAGCAAACAAGGAACGTCCCGACGGAGAAAAATACGCCGAGCTCCTGCGCGTACGCCTTGGCTCGCGCCTGCCTGCCTATCTCCCCCAGCGCATCACACCCGAGCTGACTGCAATGCTGGCAGCGTTTCGTGAGAAAGCCGCTGCCATTGGTGTGCGGCAGTTCGTCGTGCAGACCCACATCGAATCGCCCATGGAGATCACGCCGGAAACACGGGAGGCCGTCCGCCGATTGCTCGACGCCGGCTGGGTGGTCACGAATCAGCTGGTCTTTACCGCAGCCGCATCACGAAGGGGACACACCGCGCGACTGCGGGAAGCGCTCAACGATATCGGTGTGCTCACCTACTACACTTTCACGGTGAAGGGGTACATGGAAAACAATTTCAATTTCGCCCCGAATGCGCGTGCCGTGCAGGAGGAACTCGAGGAAAAACGCCTCGGTGTGATTCCGGAAACTTATCATGATCGCGTCCGCAGTTTCGCGGATGACGGCATGCATATGACGGAGAATATTGACGCCCTGCGGCGGGAAGCCGGACTCCCCTTCCTCGCAACGGATCGCAACGTGCTCAACCTCCCCGGTGTCGGAAAAAGTCTCACCTACCGCGTTATCGGCATTACACGGTATGGCCGCCGCATCCTGGCCTTCGACCACGACGCGACACGAAATCATAGTCCCATCATTCACAAAATGGGAAAAGTCATCATCATCGAATCGAAATCCATCAGCGAATACCTGCAGCAGCTGGCGGACATTGGTGAGGACAGGGACGAATACGCCGATTTGTTCGGATACTCCATCGGTGAAACGGAACCACGCATGAATATTTTCGAGTATCCGGAATTCGACTTCGCGATTTCCGAAGAGTACTCAAATCTGGAAGTGTAA
- a CDS encoding tetratricopeptide repeat protein, translating to MKRHSIAYSMGAALVLLMLVGGCGQNAADEGSIPITTESDEAHAYFIQGRTALDVGRTEDARELLDKAIEADPTLAIAYFYRARVARTPAEWKKFTDLAKEHSTNASNGEKLMIGMIPYFVSDDREAVLEQAKELEKAYPESPRAAMEVAYALGGMKQTEARREKLQSITEKFPEFASAYRQLANSYTFDDPTDYSAAEKAAKKYVQLVPNEADSHILLGDVYRAQVELTKARDAYQKAVEVDPDQPVAYAKLGHANTFLGDFDQARADFQAAMKHAEGGMKASGANFGVYTYVYAGDLPSALNANAAVMQNLQTMIPDEDQQKQAMARCLEDRVKLACEAGAFDIAHDAFAEHARLEREITSSVDIEDFSSSVESSLSILQGWIAAKEGKYDEAMAHADAAAEHLASSKNPNKLDATYLLKGYIALQKGDTQEALDYLGKSDQDWFEVKFFTARAEEALGNTDRAMELYKEVADWNFNSLDYAVIRNEARAKLG from the coding sequence ATGAAACGACATAGTATTGCTTACAGCATGGGTGCCGCACTGGTGCTCCTGATGCTCGTGGGTGGCTGCGGTCAGAACGCTGCGGACGAAGGCAGCATTCCCATCACTACCGAATCCGACGAGGCACATGCGTATTTCATTCAGGGCAGAACAGCTCTGGATGTAGGCCGCACTGAAGATGCCCGTGAATTACTGGACAAAGCGATCGAAGCGGATCCGACGCTCGCCATAGCCTATTTCTATCGTGCCCGGGTCGCGCGCACTCCGGCGGAATGGAAAAAATTCACGGATCTGGCCAAGGAACACTCGACGAACGCGAGTAACGGTGAGAAGCTCATGATCGGGATGATCCCGTATTTCGTCTCGGATGACAGGGAAGCGGTACTCGAACAGGCGAAGGAACTGGAAAAGGCCTACCCGGAAAGTCCCAGGGCCGCGATGGAAGTTGCCTATGCGCTCGGGGGCATGAAGCAGACGGAGGCGCGGCGGGAGAAACTGCAGTCCATCACCGAAAAATTTCCCGAATTTGCGAGTGCCTACCGGCAACTCGCAAACAGCTACACGTTTGACGATCCCACGGATTATTCAGCGGCAGAGAAAGCTGCGAAGAAGTACGTGCAGCTGGTTCCCAACGAGGCGGACTCCCATATTCTGCTCGGGGATGTCTATCGCGCGCAGGTGGAACTTACCAAGGCGCGGGACGCCTATCAGAAAGCCGTGGAGGTGGACCCGGATCAGCCTGTTGCCTATGCCAAGCTGGGACATGCCAACACCTTCCTCGGCGATTTCGATCAGGCGCGGGCGGATTTCCAGGCTGCGATGAAGCATGCCGAGGGGGGAATGAAGGCGAGTGGAGCGAATTTCGGCGTGTACACGTACGTGTACGCGGGTGACCTCCCTTCCGCACTCAATGCGAACGCTGCGGTGATGCAGAATCTCCAGACGATGATCCCGGATGAGGATCAGCAGAAACAGGCGATGGCACGATGCCTGGAAGATCGCGTCAAACTCGCATGTGAAGCCGGCGCGTTCGACATTGCGCACGACGCCTTCGCTGAACATGCCCGGCTTGAGCGGGAAATTACATCTTCGGTGGACATTGAAGATTTCAGCAGCAGCGTCGAATCGTCACTCTCAATTCTCCAGGGTTGGATTGCCGCGAAGGAAGGAAAATATGATGAGGCGATGGCACATGCCGATGCTGCAGCCGAGCATCTCGCCAGCAGCAAGAATCCGAACAAACTCGATGCGACCTATCTACTCAAAGGCTATATCGCCCTGCAGAAAGGCGATACGCAGGAGGCACTGGATTATCTTGGAAAGTCTGACCAGGACTGGTTCGAGGTGAAATTCTTCACCGCCAGAGCGGAGGAAGCACTGGGGAATACCGACAGGGCGATGGAGCTCTACAAAGAGGTGGCAGACTGGAACTTCAACAGTCTGGATTATGCTGTTATCCGCAATGAAGCGCGAGCGAAGCTCGGTTAG
- a CDS encoding DUF1648 domain-containing protein, whose protein sequence is MRTMVILLILAAMLGIWYYPSLPEEVASHFGSEGEANGWMSRDGFMVLYGFLFLFLAGTFAGSAWLMKVLPDSMINLPRKKYWLAPERRAESIAYLHNSMMRMGNATLLFMLLMMFDTFEANLLPSPRLSPLFWPVLIGYFLYLGWLIWSMFRRFQRKS, encoded by the coding sequence ATGAGAACCATGGTCATATTGCTTATCCTGGCAGCCATGCTCGGTATCTGGTACTACCCCAGCCTGCCTGAGGAAGTCGCCTCACATTTCGGCAGTGAGGGGGAGGCAAACGGCTGGATGTCACGCGATGGCTTCATGGTCCTGTACGGCTTCCTGTTCCTCTTCCTTGCCGGAACGTTTGCCGGGAGTGCCTGGCTGATGAAGGTGCTGCCAGACAGCATGATCAATCTTCCGCGAAAGAAATACTGGCTCGCCCCCGAACGCAGGGCGGAAAGTATTGCCTATCTCCACAACAGCATGATGCGCATGGGGAATGCAACACTGCTTTTCATGTTACTCATGATGTTCGATACCTTTGAAGCCAACCTGCTTCCCTCACCCCGGCTCAGTCCGTTGTTCTGGCCTGTTCTTATCGGCTATTTCCTCTACCTGGGCTGGCTGATCTGGAGCATGTTCAGGCGGTTTCAGCGGAAGTCCTGA
- a CDS encoding T9SS type A sorting domain-containing protein, with the protein MSTRSLTLLLVFIPCMLSAQGVLYQEEFTGGTADNAWFAGFNGNTMEVANWPGNPSGDGWVGSLGNHFSGGNVGESHSGDPEMANYYYEAHVYIPVDEAVYYGLEFRVDTAGLSSGYQFVARFRPGGMVSERLRFRVRPPDNPGMPTVIRDWEADDIPGGIPQESGWHLMAVLCQNHSFTFWFDGQELPGCPVNDFSILKGAIGAYIWDTSTPTYLLHIDDINVSTEVTSVSYDGAAHVRTPVLHQNYPNPVSRGTNISFDLPERMYVRLSVYSLQGRKVADITEGMQDAGAHTAAWNATGLPAGSYMIRLHTPQGVQSRQCVVLR; encoded by the coding sequence ATGAGCACACGGTCACTGACTCTGCTTCTTGTATTTATTCCCTGCATGCTGAGCGCACAGGGCGTGCTCTACCAGGAGGAGTTTACCGGTGGGACGGCAGACAATGCCTGGTTCGCCGGATTCAACGGGAACACGATGGAAGTGGCCAACTGGCCGGGAAATCCGAGCGGAGACGGCTGGGTGGGGAGTCTGGGAAATCACTTCTCCGGTGGCAATGTAGGGGAGAGCCATTCCGGCGATCCGGAAATGGCGAATTATTACTACGAAGCCCATGTCTACATTCCCGTGGATGAGGCCGTGTATTACGGACTCGAATTTCGTGTTGATACGGCGGGACTCTCGTCCGGCTACCAGTTCGTCGCGCGATTTCGTCCCGGCGGCATGGTCAGTGAACGGCTGCGCTTCAGAGTGCGTCCCCCGGATAACCCCGGCATGCCGACGGTGATCCGCGACTGGGAAGCGGATGATATTCCGGGCGGAATTCCACAGGAAAGCGGCTGGCATCTCATGGCGGTGCTCTGTCAGAACCACAGCTTCACCTTCTGGTTCGACGGACAGGAACTGCCTGGTTGTCCGGTCAATGATTTCAGCATTCTCAAAGGTGCCATCGGTGCCTACATATGGGATACAAGTACACCGACATACCTGCTGCACATCGATGACATCAATGTCAGTACCGAAGTCACCTCAGTCTCGTATGACGGTGCGGCGCATGTCCGCACGCCCGTGCTGCATCAGAACTACCCGAACCCCGTCTCCCGCGGCACGAATATCAGTTTTGACCTGCCTGAGCGCATGTACGTGCGTCTCTCCGTTTATTCACTGCAGGGGCGCAAGGTTGCCGATATCACCGAGGGCATGCAGGATGCAGGTGCGCATACAGCGGCATGGAATGCCACCGGCCTTCCGGCGGGCAGCTACATGATCCGGCTGCACACGCCACAGGGTGTGCAATCGCGGCAATGCGTCGTGCTTCGGTAA
- a CDS encoding transglutaminase-like domain-containing protein, giving the protein MTPTRELYALYSLLDDPQASVQQAVRDRILALGEESVAGLRELTEAHGNMHQEVVRDLVDEIRRSMALRRLEREFSGPDEPVDLEEGAFILARYGFPEISTTTYQRRLDDMAADIRVLAGTRATPLETFMKLRSYLFSDLGFIGNREDYYNPNNSFINKVIDYRKGIPITLSILLLTLGRRLGISLHGIGMPMHFLVQYDDGSRMFFVDAFNSGIIITRDQCRLMLSSSGIRLTPEMLAPVATRDIIERMWRNLYLAYQQQGDEQEAGRVAEILSYINPDFKVNNTMDDDGDEDEDEDF; this is encoded by the coding sequence ATGACTCCCACGCGCGAATTGTATGCGCTCTATTCCCTTCTCGATGATCCGCAGGCCTCTGTTCAGCAAGCTGTTCGGGACCGGATCCTCGCCCTGGGAGAAGAATCCGTCGCCGGTCTCCGTGAGTTGACAGAAGCGCATGGGAATATGCATCAGGAGGTGGTGAGAGATCTCGTAGACGAGATCCGCCGCAGTATGGCCCTTCGCCGCCTGGAACGGGAGTTTTCGGGTCCTGACGAACCCGTGGATCTCGAAGAGGGGGCCTTCATCCTCGCCCGCTATGGCTTTCCTGAAATCAGCACAACGACGTATCAGCGCCGTCTCGACGACATGGCGGCTGACATTCGTGTGCTCGCGGGAACGCGCGCCACACCTCTCGAGACCTTCATGAAGCTGCGCAGCTACCTGTTCAGTGACCTCGGATTTATCGGGAACAGGGAAGATTATTACAATCCCAACAACAGCTTCATCAACAAGGTCATCGATTACCGCAAAGGCATTCCCATCACGCTGTCCATTCTGCTGCTGACGCTGGGGCGGCGGCTGGGGATTTCACTGCACGGCATCGGCATGCCCATGCATTTTCTCGTACAGTATGACGATGGTTCACGCATGTTCTTTGTCGACGCCTTCAACAGCGGTATCATCATCACGCGTGATCAGTGCCGGCTCATGCTGAGCTCAAGCGGTATCAGGCTGACACCAGAGATGCTCGCTCCGGTGGCGACGCGTGATATCATAGAGCGCATGTGGCGCAATCTCTATCTCGCATATCAGCAGCAGGGGGACGAACAGGAGGCCGGACGCGTTGCAGAAATTCTGAGCTATATCAACCCCGACTTCAAGGTGAACAACACCATGGACGATGACGGGGATGAAGACGAGGACGAAGATTTCTAA
- a CDS encoding LOG family protein: MSNHSEPTKAYKDLEFLTSPDARTIRLLSEYLEPLRRLRRNKVQDTIVFFGSARLKSREDALREKQEVLDAIHRSSRTETPKSLLEQLQKAEREVETSRYYEDAVELARLLSEWSLTLKKQRFVICSGGGPGIMEAANRGAHAAGAKSIGLNISLPFEQFSNPYIPPELNFEFHYFFMRKFWFVYPSKAIVVFPGGFGTMDELMEVLTLVQTEKLRKKVFIVLYGGDFWNKIIDFEALADMHVISRADLRLFKTCNTPKEAFNYLKRKLTERYLEK, from the coding sequence ATGAGCAATCACAGCGAACCGACCAAGGCGTACAAGGATCTCGAATTCCTCACCAGTCCCGACGCACGCACCATACGCCTGCTCTCGGAGTACCTCGAGCCTCTCCGCAGGCTGCGGCGCAACAAGGTGCAGGATACCATCGTGTTCTTCGGATCCGCCCGCCTGAAATCGCGTGAGGACGCACTGCGCGAGAAGCAGGAGGTTCTGGACGCCATCCATCGCTCGAGCCGCACGGAAACACCGAAATCGCTGCTCGAGCAGCTGCAGAAAGCCGAGCGCGAGGTAGAAACTTCACGCTATTACGAAGATGCCGTCGAACTGGCGCGTCTGCTTTCCGAATGGTCGCTGACGCTGAAGAAGCAGCGCTTCGTCATCTGTTCCGGTGGAGGCCCCGGCATCATGGAAGCCGCGAATCGTGGCGCGCATGCCGCGGGTGCGAAATCCATCGGACTCAACATCAGTCTGCCGTTCGAGCAGTTTTCCAATCCATACATCCCGCCCGAACTCAACTTTGAATTTCACTATTTCTTTATGCGCAAGTTCTGGTTCGTGTACCCGAGCAAGGCCATCGTGGTGTTCCCGGGTGGTTTTGGCACCATGGATGAGCTCATGGAAGTGCTGACACTGGTGCAGACCGAGAAACTGCGGAAAAAAGTGTTCATCGTGCTCTACGGAGGCGACTTCTGGAATAAAATTATCGATTTCGAAGCGCTTGCCGATATGCACGTGATCAGCCGCGCAGACCTTAGACTTTTCAAGACTTGCAATACTCCCAAAGAAGCTTTTAATTATCTCAAGAGAAAACTTACGGAGAGGTATCTCGAAAAATGA
- a CDS encoding SDR family oxidoreductase, whose product MASSSRIAFITGSGRRLGRQLAFALAGKGYDVILHANASIAGMEETADTLRAEGHTVFTVQGDLQNVEEIRRIGREIASFTPKLDLLVNNAGIFPTANFDDVTPELWDETQNVNCRSYFFMTQSCIGLLREAGGCVVNIASAGGYEPWNSHIPYNVSKAGVIMLTRGMAKALAPAVRVNAVAPGIIIVPGEEVIDHIPASRFPMQRYGTPKDLADAVLFLAEGTAYITGHVLPVTGGSVAV is encoded by the coding sequence ATGGCATCCTCTTCACGTATCGCATTCATCACGGGATCGGGCAGGCGGCTTGGCCGGCAGCTCGCCTTCGCGCTGGCGGGGAAGGGGTACGATGTGATACTGCATGCCAATGCCTCGATTGCGGGGATGGAGGAAACGGCGGATACCCTGCGTGCTGAGGGACATACCGTGTTCACAGTTCAGGGGGATCTGCAGAACGTGGAGGAAATTCGTCGCATCGGCAGGGAGATTGCTTCTTTCACTCCGAAGCTCGATCTGCTCGTGAACAACGCCGGGATTTTTCCGACGGCGAATTTCGACGATGTGACACCTGAGCTCTGGGATGAAACACAGAATGTCAACTGCCGCAGTTACTTTTTCATGACGCAGTCCTGCATCGGACTGCTGCGTGAGGCGGGGGGCTGTGTGGTAAACATTGCCAGTGCAGGGGGCTATGAGCCCTGGAACAGCCATATCCCGTACAATGTCTCCAAGGCAGGTGTCATCATGCTGACGAGGGGCATGGCCAAAGCGCTCGCTCCCGCGGTGCGCGTCAACGCCGTGGCACCGGGAATCATCATCGTCCCCGGCGAAGAAGTGATCGATCACATCCCTGCGTCCCGTTTCCCCATGCAGCGATACGGAACGCCGAAAGATCTGGCGGATGCCGTCCTGTTTCTCGCGGAGGGGACAGCCTATATCACCGGACATGTGCTTCCCGTCACCGGGGGCAGTGTGGCCGTTTGA
- a CDS encoding dihydroorotate dehydrogenase, with amino-acid sequence MNTSYSLGSMHLKNRVLVASGTFGYGNEAAPYTDVNALGGIVTKSVSWLPRQGNAPTRIAETPAGMLNSIGLANVGIDAFIADKLPFLRKLDTSIIVNIAASSTDEYIDILERLEDEDGIEAYEINVSCPNVKEGGLNFGTRCDMTETITRELRKRTKRTLIIKLTPNVTHIADFAKACEAEGADAVSLINTLVGMAVNIRTRRPVLSTITGGLSGPAIKPVALAKVFQVYSAVKIPIIGIGGITTWQDAIEFLLVGASAIQVGTASFRDPDAAVKIIHGMETFCREQGVEDIQELVGGLQIDAGVAAPGFVKAMEKEQA; translated from the coding sequence ATGAATACCTCATACTCCCTCGGCAGCATGCATCTGAAGAACCGGGTCCTCGTCGCTTCCGGGACCTTCGGCTATGGCAATGAAGCTGCGCCCTACACCGATGTGAATGCACTCGGCGGCATCGTGACGAAATCCGTCAGCTGGCTGCCCCGGCAGGGCAACGCTCCGACGCGCATCGCGGAAACGCCCGCGGGCATGCTGAACTCCATCGGACTCGCCAATGTGGGTATCGACGCCTTCATCGCCGACAAACTGCCTTTCCTTCGCAAACTCGACACGTCAATCATCGTCAACATCGCCGCCAGCAGTACGGACGAATACATCGATATCCTGGAACGGCTCGAGGATGAGGACGGAATCGAGGCCTACGAGATCAATGTTTCGTGCCCCAATGTGAAAGAGGGTGGACTCAATTTCGGCACCCGCTGCGACATGACCGAGACGATCACCCGGGAGCTTCGCAAGCGCACGAAACGCACATTGATTATCAAGCTCACGCCAAATGTGACGCATATCGCGGATTTTGCGAAGGCCTGTGAGGCTGAAGGCGCGGATGCGGTGTCGCTTATCAATACGCTGGTCGGCATGGCCGTGAACATACGGACGCGTCGTCCCGTACTGTCGACGATTACCGGCGGACTCAGTGGTCCCGCCATTAAACCCGTAGCGCTCGCCAAGGTGTTTCAGGTGTACAGTGCGGTGAAAATCCCCATCATCGGCATCGGAGGAATTACCACCTGGCAGGACGCCATCGAGTTCCTTCTGGTCGGGGCCTCCGCCATACAGGTTGGTACTGCAAGCTTCCGTGATCCCGATGCCGCGGTGAAAATCATCCACGGCATGGAAACATTCTGCAGGGAGCAGGGTGTTGAGGACATACAGGAGCTGGTCGGCGGACTGCAGATCGATGCAGGCGTGGCCGCTCCGGGTTTTGTCAAAGCGATGGAAAAGGAACAGGCATGA
- a CDS encoding dihydroorotate dehydrogenase electron transfer subunit, whose product MSLINADLEVTSIAQVAEETYALRFHSPELAARLKPGQFMNILTSEAVEPLLRRPYSISRVEGEECEILFSLLGKGTHILAQKRVGDHIGVVGPLGNTFGYEKDFGTAIIVAGGIGVAPFPYLTAELQRREIPVITFLGARTTARVVRDGLTNLEVATDDGSEGHHGTVIACLDEYLSAHEIDRPMIFACGPNPMLKATQEYAREKQLPCELSLESEMACGIGICQGCPIEKHEGERKYSLVCTDGPCFDSNDIIFHEHHHA is encoded by the coding sequence ATGTCCCTGATCAATGCCGACCTGGAAGTGACATCGATCGCACAGGTAGCCGAAGAAACCTATGCCCTGCGCTTCCACAGTCCGGAACTGGCCGCCCGGCTCAAGCCCGGTCAGTTCATGAACATCCTTACAAGCGAAGCGGTGGAGCCACTGCTGCGCCGTCCCTACAGCATTTCCCGCGTTGAAGGTGAAGAATGTGAAATTCTGTTTTCGCTGCTCGGAAAGGGCACGCACATTCTTGCGCAAAAACGCGTGGGTGATCATATCGGCGTCGTCGGTCCCCTTGGCAACACCTTCGGATACGAAAAAGACTTCGGAACCGCGATTATTGTGGCTGGCGGCATTGGTGTCGCGCCATTTCCGTATCTGACGGCTGAGCTGCAGCGGCGGGAAATCCCCGTCATCACATTTCTCGGAGCCCGTACGACGGCGCGCGTCGTTCGTGACGGACTCACCAATCTCGAGGTCGCGACCGATGACGGGAGCGAGGGCCATCACGGTACCGTCATCGCATGTCTTGACGAGTATCTCTCAGCGCACGAGATCGATCGGCCGATGATTTTCGCCTGCGGTCCCAATCCCATGCTGAAGGCGACGCAGGAATATGCACGTGAGAAGCAGCTGCCCTGCGAACTGTCCCTGGAGTCTGAAATGGCTTGCGGCATCGGCATCTGCCAGGGTTGTCCGATAGAAAAGCATGAAGGCGAACGAAAGTATTCGCTTGTCTGCACTGACGGACCATGTTTCGATTCCAACGATATCATATTCCACGAGCATCATCACGCATGA